The Burkholderiales bacterium genome contains a region encoding:
- a CDS encoding Ldh family oxidoreductase yields MSAQARYKTEALIEFATALLDRAGLEHEKSRTVAEILVEGDLLGHTTHGLQLLPPYLADIEKGEMAKSGEPRVIADRPAAVAWDGNRLPGPWLTVRAIELACARATVQGTCTVAIRRAHHIACLAAYLKRATDRGMMVLLMSSAPENQSVAPHGGRAGVMTPNPIAAGWPTDSEPVLIDVSMSITTNGMVARLNREGARLPGRWLISGEGLATDDPSVVLKQPKGALLPIGGIEYGHKGYALGLLVEAMTMGLAGHGRADPVEGWTAEIFVEVFDPRLFAGSPEFLRQTSWIANACRNTPPRPGVDRVRLPGESGLARRKQQLTEGVELYPSVIPALTPWATRFGVALPAAIS; encoded by the coding sequence ATGTCCGCACAAGCGCGATACAAAACCGAAGCGCTGATCGAGTTCGCCACCGCCCTGCTGGACAGAGCCGGGCTCGAGCACGAGAAATCCCGCACCGTCGCCGAGATCCTGGTGGAAGGCGATCTGCTGGGCCACACCACCCACGGCCTGCAACTGCTGCCTCCGTATCTGGCGGACATCGAGAAAGGCGAGATGGCGAAGTCCGGCGAGCCGCGCGTCATCGCGGACCGGCCGGCGGCGGTGGCCTGGGACGGCAACCGTCTGCCGGGGCCGTGGCTCACGGTGAGAGCAATCGAGCTGGCCTGCGCGCGCGCCACCGTGCAGGGAACGTGCACGGTCGCGATTCGCCGCGCCCATCACATCGCCTGCCTGGCGGCGTATCTGAAACGCGCGACCGACCGCGGCATGATGGTGCTGCTGATGTCTTCCGCGCCGGAGAACCAGTCTGTCGCGCCGCACGGGGGACGCGCCGGCGTGATGACGCCGAACCCGATCGCGGCTGGCTGGCCGACCGACAGCGAGCCGGTGCTGATCGACGTGTCGATGTCGATCACCACCAACGGCATGGTCGCACGGCTCAACAGGGAGGGCGCACGCCTGCCCGGACGGTGGCTGATCAGCGGCGAAGGACTGGCCACCGACGACCCGAGCGTGGTACTCAAGCAGCCGAAGGGGGCGCTGCTGCCGATCGGCGGCATCGAATACGGGCACAAGGGCTACGCGCTCGGCCTGCTGGTGGAGGCGATGACCATGGGACTGGCGGGGCATGGACGCGCCGATCCCGTGGAAGGCTGGACCGCGGAGATCTTCGTCGAGGTCTTCGACCCGCGTCTGTTCGCAGGAAGTCCGGAGTTCCTGCGGCAAACGAGCTGGATCGCGAACGCCTGCCGCAACACTCCGCCGCGCCCCGGCGTGGACCGCGTGAGGTTGCCGGGCGAATCCGGCCTGGCCAGACGCAAGCAGCAACTGACCGAAGGCGTCGAGCTCTATCCCTCGGTGATTCCGGCGCTGACTCCCTGGGCGACGAGATTCGGCGTCGCCCTGCCTGCCGCCATTTCGTGA
- a CDS encoding zinc-dependent alcohol dehydrogenase family protein, whose protein sequence is MKIRAAVIRQMGLPQPYARSKPLAIEEVELAGPGEREVLVQIKAAGLCHSDLSTINGDRPRQMPMVLGHEAAGVVVECGPGVSDLKAGDHVVMVFAPSCGECIACKEGHPGRCEPGQKANGAGTLLGGAIRLSQKGQTVYHHVGVSAFAEYCVVHRGSLVKIDDRLPFDEAALFGCAVLTGVGAALNTARVFPGARVAVVGLGGVGLNALFGAQMSGAAQIVAIDVHDDKLQLAKKLGATDAVNAKDPDAIQKVKELTGGGVDFGFEMAGSVQAMELAYRVTRRGGTTVTAGLPHPDARWPLQHVNLTAEERTIKGSYVGSCVPPRDMPRYIELYRKGKLPVNTLMSDHIALERINEGFDKLASGHTVRQIVMI, encoded by the coding sequence ATGAAAATCAGGGCAGCAGTGATCAGGCAGATGGGGCTGCCGCAGCCGTACGCGCGGAGCAAGCCGCTGGCGATCGAGGAAGTGGAACTCGCCGGGCCGGGCGAGCGCGAAGTGCTGGTGCAGATAAAGGCCGCGGGCCTGTGCCACTCCGACCTGTCCACCATCAACGGCGACCGCCCGCGGCAGATGCCGATGGTGCTCGGTCATGAAGCGGCGGGCGTGGTCGTGGAGTGCGGGCCCGGCGTGAGCGACCTGAAGGCCGGGGATCACGTAGTGATGGTATTCGCTCCGAGCTGCGGCGAGTGCATCGCCTGCAAGGAAGGCCATCCGGGACGCTGCGAGCCGGGACAGAAGGCCAACGGCGCGGGCACGCTGCTGGGCGGCGCGATCCGCCTGTCGCAGAAGGGACAGACCGTCTATCACCACGTCGGCGTGTCCGCCTTCGCCGAGTACTGCGTCGTGCACCGCGGCTCGCTGGTAAAGATCGACGACAGGCTGCCGTTCGACGAAGCGGCGCTGTTCGGCTGCGCGGTGTTGACCGGCGTGGGCGCCGCACTCAACACCGCCCGGGTGTTTCCCGGTGCGCGCGTCGCCGTCGTCGGGCTGGGCGGCGTCGGACTCAATGCCCTGTTCGGCGCCCAGATGTCCGGCGCCGCGCAGATCGTTGCGATCGACGTGCACGACGACAAGCTGCAGCTCGCGAAGAAGCTCGGCGCGACCGATGCCGTGAACGCGAAGGATCCCGACGCGATCCAGAAGGTCAAGGAACTGACCGGCGGCGGCGTGGACTTCGGCTTCGAGATGGCCGGCTCGGTGCAGGCCATGGAGCTGGCCTACCGTGTCACGCGGCGCGGCGGCACGACGGTGACCGCCGGCCTGCCGCATCCCGATGCGCGCTGGCCGCTGCAGCACGTCAACCTCACCGCCGAGGAGCGCACCATCAAGGGCAGCTATGTGGGCTCCTGCGTGCCGCCGCGCGACATGCCACGCTACATCGAGCTCTACCGCAAGGGCAAGCTGCCGGTGAACACGCTGATGAGCGACCACATCGCGCTGGAGAGAATCAACGAAGGCTTCGACAAGCTCGCCTCCGGCCACACCGTCCGCCAGATCGTCATGATTTAA
- a CDS encoding SDR family NAD(P)-dependent oxidoreductase: protein MNQLDMNGRSAIVTGGASGIGLGIAKRLAQSGANVSIWDMNEKTMAEAAKAISGVKVHTARVDVTKLAEVEAAFKNTIAAFGSIDALVNSAGVAGKNALLWEYPVEEWIRVHDINLNGTFYTCRTVTPHMIANNYGRIVNIASIAGKEGNPNASAYSSSKAAVIGLTKSLGKELAKYRITVNCVTPAAVKTPIFEQVSQQHIDYMLQKIPMGRFGLVEEIAAMVAWMCTEDCSFTTGAVFDLSGGRATY from the coding sequence ATGAATCAGCTCGACATGAACGGCCGCAGCGCGATCGTCACGGGCGGCGCTTCCGGCATCGGTCTCGGCATCGCAAAGCGGCTCGCCCAGTCGGGCGCCAACGTGTCGATCTGGGACATGAACGAGAAGACCATGGCGGAGGCGGCGAAGGCGATTTCGGGGGTCAAGGTGCACACGGCCCGAGTGGACGTGACCAAGCTCGCGGAAGTCGAGGCGGCGTTCAAGAACACCATCGCCGCCTTCGGCAGCATCGACGCACTGGTCAATTCCGCGGGCGTGGCGGGGAAGAACGCTCTGCTCTGGGAGTACCCGGTCGAGGAGTGGATCCGGGTTCACGACATCAACTTGAACGGAACCTTCTACACCTGCCGCACGGTCACGCCGCACATGATCGCCAACAACTACGGGCGCATCGTGAACATCGCCTCCATCGCCGGCAAGGAAGGCAATCCCAACGCTTCGGCCTATTCCTCGTCCAAGGCCGCCGTGATCGGCCTCACCAAATCGCTCGGCAAGGAGCTCGCGAAGTACAGGATCACGGTCAACTGCGTCACGCCGGCTGCCGTGAAGACCCCGATCTTCGAGCAGGTGTCGCAGCAGCACATCGACTACATGCTGCAGAAGATCCCGATGGGGCGCTTCGGCCTGGTCGAGGAAATCGCCGCGATGGTGGCGTGGATGTGCACCGAGGACTGCTCGTTCACCACCGGCGCGGTGTTCGATCTTTCCGGCGGCCGCGCCACGTACTAG
- a CDS encoding carbon monoxide dehydrogenase subunit G, producing MDMTGEQLIPLPQQKVWEALNDPEILKTCIPGCESIEKVSDTEFKVAMTAAVGPVKARFTGRLSLRDLNPPQSYALAFEGSGGAAGFGKGTARVALEPDGDNTRLIYKASATVGGKLAQVGSRLIEAVARKMADDFFARFNQAVAPAAAGEEVVAPGAPPAVSRWLWIVLGLIVLGVILYKLLR from the coding sequence ATGGACATGACCGGCGAGCAGCTCATCCCGTTGCCGCAGCAGAAGGTATGGGAGGCGCTCAACGACCCGGAAATCCTGAAGACCTGCATTCCCGGCTGCGAATCGATCGAGAAAGTCTCCGATACCGAGTTCAAGGTCGCGATGACGGCGGCGGTCGGTCCGGTGAAAGCACGGTTCACCGGCAGGCTCTCGTTGCGTGACCTCAATCCGCCGCAGTCCTACGCGCTGGCTTTCGAAGGCTCGGGCGGAGCCGCCGGCTTCGGCAAGGGCACGGCCCGGGTAGCCCTCGAGCCCGACGGAGACAACACGCGTCTCATCTACAAGGCGTCGGCCACGGTCGGAGGCAAGCTGGCGCAGGTCGGCTCGCGGCTGATCGAGGCGGTGGCGCGCAAGATGGCCGACGATTTCTTCGCGCGGTTCAATCAGGCGGTCGCCCCGGCCGCCGCCGGCGAGGAAGTCGTCGCGCCTGGTGCTCCGCCCGCGGTCTCCAGATGGCTCTGGATCGTGCTCGGGCTCATCGTGCTCGGCGTGATCCTCTACAAGCTCCTCAGATAG
- a CDS encoding VWA domain-containing protein — protein sequence MGAAPTGHLAQNVVHFARVLREAGLPVGPDRVIDALRALEVAGIQRSDDFYWTLAAVFLGRREQFELFDQAFHIFWRNPRLLERAMKLPLPEVQGRKSGEELAPTRLAEALAPKRRPDAGEHPPLPSKIEIDARFTVSDREILQKADFETMTAAELAQAKKLIAQLRLPIPETTTRRLTPDARGRLVDLRASLRASLRGNADVILLRRRSPTRRHPPLVVLCDISGSMARYSRMFLHFLHAITSDRDRVHTFVFGTRLTNITRHLRHRDVDIALNAVSNAVADWSGGTRIGAVLREFNLRWSRRVLSQNAVVLLITDGLDRDAGRDLSEAMQRLHKSCRRLIWLNPLLRFERFEPLAAGVRLMLPHVDEFLPAHNIESLGDLAGALLPRHNVRRHTRWT from the coding sequence ATGGGCGCCGCCCCGACCGGACACCTCGCGCAGAACGTCGTGCACTTCGCGAGGGTGCTGCGCGAGGCCGGTTTGCCGGTCGGTCCCGACCGGGTGATCGACGCCCTGCGCGCCCTGGAAGTCGCCGGCATTCAGCGCTCGGACGACTTCTACTGGACGCTCGCGGCCGTGTTCCTGGGTCGCCGCGAGCAGTTCGAGCTTTTCGACCAGGCGTTTCACATCTTCTGGCGCAACCCCAGGCTGCTCGAACGCGCGATGAAGCTGCCGTTGCCAGAAGTGCAAGGGCGCAAGTCCGGGGAGGAACTGGCGCCGACCCGTCTGGCCGAAGCCTTGGCGCCCAAACGAAGGCCGGACGCCGGAGAGCACCCACCGCTGCCTTCGAAGATCGAGATCGACGCGAGGTTCACCGTTTCCGACCGCGAGATCCTGCAGAAAGCGGACTTCGAGACCATGACGGCCGCGGAGCTGGCCCAGGCCAAGAAGCTGATCGCGCAGCTCAGGCTCCCGATCCCGGAGACGACCACTCGCCGGCTCACGCCGGACGCCCGCGGCCGGCTGGTCGACCTGCGCGCGAGCCTGCGCGCGAGCCTGCGCGGCAATGCCGACGTGATCCTGCTGCGGCGGCGCTCGCCGACGCGGCGCCATCCGCCGCTCGTCGTGCTATGCGACATCTCGGGCTCGATGGCCAGATACTCGCGCATGTTTCTGCATTTCCTGCACGCGATTACCAGCGACCGCGACCGCGTGCACACCTTCGTGTTCGGCACGCGGCTCACCAATATCACGCGGCACTTGCGCCACCGCGACGTCGATATCGCGCTCAATGCCGTATCCAACGCGGTGGCCGACTGGTCCGGCGGAACGCGCATCGGTGCCGTGCTCAGGGAATTCAACCTGCGCTGGTCGCGCCGCGTGCTGAGCCAGAACGCGGTGGTACTGCTGATCACCGATGGGCTGGACCGCGACGCCGGGCGCGACTTAAGCGAAGCGATGCAGCGGCTGCACAAGTCCTGCCGCCGGTTGATCTGGCTCAATCCCCTGCTGCGCTTCGAGCGCTTCGAGCCGCTGGCCGCGGGCGTGCGCCTCATGCTGCCGCACGTGGACGAGTTTTTGCCGGCCCACAATATCGAGAGCCTGGGCGATCTGGCCGGGGCTTTGCTACCGCGACACAACGTACGGAGACACACGCGATGGACATGA
- a CDS encoding amidohydrolase family protein: MHPGGLLLIAAAAALALPGAVHARSGDLPVFDAHVHYNLDEGRPLPVQDVLALWRKAGIRGVLLTSRPNDGTRELLAAAGSEFRAVAFVRPYVVRADIQTWFHDPAIYAMIERELERGIYRGIGEFHIFGRDADSYGFARFVRLAAQKKLWLHAHCDDYVIERIFALDPGARVIWAHTGMSTDEARVEELFARYPQLHGELSYRSGIAEAGGLSAAWRRLFTKYPDRFLLGSDTWVAGRWPQVPSIVEGYRGWLDELPQDIARKIAWDNGARLFLGE, from the coding sequence GTGCACCCGGGCGGACTGTTGCTGATTGCCGCGGCGGCCGCGCTCGCGCTCCCCGGCGCGGTGCACGCCCGGTCCGGGGATCTGCCCGTGTTCGACGCGCACGTCCATTACAACCTCGACGAAGGCCGCCCGCTGCCGGTGCAGGACGTGCTCGCGCTGTGGAGAAAAGCGGGTATCCGCGGCGTGCTGCTCACCAGCCGCCCGAACGACGGCACCCGCGAGCTGCTGGCGGCGGCCGGTTCGGAGTTCCGCGCGGTGGCGTTCGTCCGGCCTTACGTGGTGCGTGCCGACATCCAGACATGGTTCCACGACCCGGCGATCTACGCGATGATCGAGCGGGAACTGGAGCGCGGCATCTACCGCGGCATCGGCGAATTCCACATCTTCGGGCGAGACGCCGACAGCTACGGCTTCGCGCGGTTCGTGCGCTTGGCCGCGCAGAAGAAGCTGTGGCTGCACGCCCACTGCGACGACTACGTGATCGAGCGCATCTTCGCCCTCGACCCGGGGGCACGCGTGATCTGGGCGCACACCGGCATGTCCACCGACGAAGCCCGCGTGGAGGAATTGTTCGCGCGCTATCCGCAACTCCACGGCGAGCTCTCCTACCGCAGCGGAATCGCCGAGGCGGGCGGACTGTCCGCGGCGTGGCGGCGACTGTTCACGAAATATCCAGACCGCTTCCTGCTCGGCTCCGATACCTGGGTGGCGGGGCGCTGGCCTCAGGTTCCCTCCATCGTCGAGGGTTACCGCGGCTGGCTTGATGAGCTTCCGCAGGACATCGCCCGCAAGATCGCCTGGGACAACGGTGCGCGGCTCTTCTTGGGCGAGTGA
- a CDS encoding MoxR family ATPase, translated as MPTVRALPNSIDETLAMLAQGEYVAERALATAVYLALRMQRPLFLEGEAGVGKTEIAKVLASGLGRRLIRLQCYEGLDIASAVYEWNYTRQMVEIRIAEAEGTVSREALTQDLFSERFLIRRPILQALEGDLAGPPVLLIDELDRTDEPFEAYLLEVLSDFQVTIPEIGTIKAAEPPIVVITSNRTREIHDAVKRRCLYHWVDYPSAAREMEIVRRKVPGVSERLSREVVAFVEKLRAMDLFKLPGVAETIDWAKALVALDRVSLEPQSIDATLGALLKYQDDIARIRGSEAARILAEVQAAANTA; from the coding sequence ATGCCAACCGTACGCGCATTGCCAAACTCCATCGATGAAACGCTGGCCATGCTCGCGCAGGGCGAGTATGTGGCCGAGCGGGCGCTGGCGACGGCGGTGTACCTTGCGCTGCGCATGCAGCGCCCGCTGTTCCTCGAGGGCGAAGCGGGCGTGGGCAAGACCGAGATTGCCAAAGTGCTCGCCAGCGGTCTCGGCCGCCGCCTGATCCGCCTGCAGTGCTACGAGGGCCTGGACATCGCCTCGGCGGTCTACGAGTGGAACTACACGCGGCAGATGGTCGAGATCCGCATCGCCGAAGCCGAAGGCACGGTGTCGCGCGAAGCGCTTACTCAGGATCTCTTTTCAGAGCGCTTCCTGATCCGGCGCCCGATCCTGCAGGCGCTCGAAGGCGACCTCGCCGGGCCGCCGGTGCTGTTGATCGACGAGCTGGACCGCACGGACGAACCCTTCGAAGCCTATCTGCTGGAGGTGCTTTCGGACTTCCAGGTCACGATTCCCGAGATCGGAACCATCAAGGCCGCCGAGCCGCCGATTGTCGTCATCACCTCGAACCGCACGCGCGAGATTCACGACGCGGTCAAGCGCCGCTGCCTCTACCACTGGGTCGACTATCCCTCGGCCGCGCGCGAGATGGAGATCGTGCGGCGCAAGGTGCCGGGTGTGAGCGAACGCCTGTCGCGCGAGGTGGTCGCCTTCGTGGAGAAGCTCAGAGCCATGGACCTGTTCAAGCTCCCGGGGGTAGCGGAGACCATCGACTGGGCCAAGGCGCTGGTCGCGCTGGACCGCGTTTCGCTGGAGCCGCAGAGCATCGACGCCACGCTGGGCGCGTTGCTCAAGTACCAGGACGACATCGCCCGCATCCGCGGGAGCGAAGCGGCGCGCATTCTGGCCGAGGTGCAGGCGGCCGCCAACACCGCCTGA
- a CDS encoding (2Fe-2S)-binding protein produces the protein MPVRISMTVNGKPVSAEVEPRTLLVNFIRDHLRLTGTHIGCDTAQCGACTIHMNGAAVKCCNILAVQADGSEIVTIEGIARSDGTMHPMQAAFRDHHGLQCGYCTPGMVMSAIDLVKRHPDPDDKKIREELDGNLCRCTGYHNIVKAVKAGAAAMKT, from the coding sequence ATGCCAGTGCGGATATCGATGACTGTAAATGGCAAACCCGTCAGCGCCGAGGTCGAACCGCGCACCCTGCTCGTGAATTTCATCCGCGATCATCTGCGGCTCACCGGCACGCATATCGGCTGCGATACTGCGCAGTGCGGAGCGTGCACCATCCACATGAACGGCGCGGCGGTCAAATGCTGCAACATCCTCGCGGTCCAGGCCGACGGCAGCGAGATCGTCACGATTGAGGGCATCGCCAGAAGCGACGGGACGATGCACCCGATGCAGGCAGCGTTCCGCGATCACCACGGGTTGCAGTGCGGCTACTGTACGCCGGGAATGGTCATGAGCGCGATCGATCTCGTCAAACGACACCCGGACCCCGACGACAAGAAGATCCGCGAAGAGCTGGACGGAAATCTGTGTCGCTGTACCGGGTATCACAACATCGTAAAGGCGGTAAAGGCCGGCGCCGCCGCGATGAAGACCTGA
- a CDS encoding xanthine dehydrogenase family protein subunit M, with amino-acid sequence MYQFNYYRAKNLADAAQKLAASGDAKLLAGGQTLIAAMKLRLAAPSEVVDLRDVGELRGIRSDGKTVVIGAMTRHAEVASSKEVRQAIPALATLASGIGDRMVRNMGTLGGSVANNDPAADYPAAVVGLGATVTTNKRKIEADKFFTGMYETALEADEIIASIAFPVPRRAAYAKFQNPASRYAIVGVFVADFGGTVRVAVTGAGPCVFRVAEMEKALARRFAVDSVAGINVGADRLNSDIHAGPEYRAHLVGVMAKRAIAQAVAA; translated from the coding sequence ATGTACCAGTTCAATTACTACAGGGCGAAGAACCTCGCCGACGCGGCGCAAAAGCTGGCCGCATCCGGCGACGCGAAGCTTCTGGCCGGCGGCCAGACGTTGATCGCGGCGATGAAGCTGCGGCTCGCCGCGCCCTCCGAAGTGGTCGATCTGCGCGATGTAGGCGAACTGCGCGGGATCAGGAGCGACGGCAAGACGGTCGTGATCGGCGCGATGACACGCCATGCCGAAGTGGCTTCGTCGAAGGAAGTCCGCCAGGCGATCCCTGCGCTGGCAACCCTCGCCAGCGGAATCGGCGACCGCATGGTGCGCAACATGGGGACGCTGGGCGGCTCGGTCGCCAACAACGACCCGGCAGCGGACTATCCGGCGGCTGTCGTTGGCCTCGGCGCGACGGTCACCACGAACAAGCGCAAGATCGAGGCGGACAAGTTCTTCACCGGAATGTACGAAACCGCCCTCGAGGCCGACGAGATCATCGCCTCGATCGCCTTTCCGGTCCCGAGGCGCGCCGCATACGCCAAGTTCCAGAACCCCGCCTCGCGCTACGCAATCGTGGGCGTGTTCGTCGCCGACTTCGGTGGCACGGTGCGGGTGGCCGTGACCGGCGCAGGGCCGTGCGTCTTCCGGGTCGCCGAGATGGAGAAAGCGCTCGCCAGGCGGTTCGCCGTGGACTCCGTGGCTGGCATCAATGTGGGGGCGGACAGGCTGAACTCGGATATCCATGCCGGCCCGGAGTACCGCGCGCATCTCGTCGGCGTCATGGCGAAACGCGCCATCGCGCAAGCCGTAGCCGCCTGA